From the Acidovorax carolinensis genome, one window contains:
- a CDS encoding IS256 family transposase: protein MPRKTKTTAAADKAAQPQFSAELLEQLIPGPVTPAELEGIFQQFKKSVLERALGAEMSHHLGYTPGQAKPEGAGANHRNGKSAKTVLTDAGALRIDVPRDREGTFEPQLIGKHERRFTGFDDKIIAMYARGMTVREIQGFLAEMYSVDVSPDLISSVTDAVMSEVTAWQTRPLEAMYPVVFFDALRVKIREDGVVRAKAVYLALGVLPDGSRDILGIWIENTEGAKFWMKVFNDLRTRGVHDILIAVTDGLKGMPEALGAVFPATTLQTCIVHLIRNSLDFASWKDRKSLAAAIKPIYTAVSAEAAQTELDAFEKGPWGQKFPTVVGAWRRAWDKVIPFFAFPPEVRRVIYTTNAIESVNARLRKIIKTRGHFPSDDAATKLIWLALRNITEDWGRAANHWKSAMNQFAILYEERFMKPST from the coding sequence ATGCCACGCAAGACGAAGACAACCGCTGCGGCGGACAAGGCGGCGCAGCCGCAATTCTCAGCCGAGCTGCTGGAGCAACTCATCCCCGGGCCGGTAACGCCGGCCGAGCTCGAAGGCATCTTCCAGCAGTTCAAGAAGTCGGTTCTTGAGCGCGCCCTGGGCGCCGAGATGAGCCATCATCTGGGCTACACGCCCGGCCAGGCCAAGCCCGAAGGGGCTGGCGCCAATCACCGCAACGGCAAGAGCGCCAAGACGGTGCTGACCGATGCGGGAGCGCTGCGCATCGACGTTCCCCGCGACCGCGAGGGCACTTTCGAGCCACAACTCATCGGCAAGCACGAACGGCGCTTCACCGGCTTCGATGACAAGATCATCGCCATGTACGCCCGGGGCATGACGGTGCGCGAGATCCAGGGCTTCCTGGCCGAGATGTACTCGGTGGACGTCTCGCCCGACCTCATCAGCAGTGTCACCGACGCCGTGATGAGCGAGGTCACGGCCTGGCAGACGCGCCCGCTGGAGGCGATGTACCCGGTGGTGTTCTTTGACGCGCTGCGGGTCAAGATCCGCGAGGATGGCGTGGTGCGCGCCAAGGCCGTGTACCTGGCGCTGGGTGTGCTGCCCGATGGCAGCCGCGACATCCTGGGCATCTGGATCGAGAACACCGAGGGTGCCAAGTTCTGGATGAAGGTGTTCAACGATCTGAGGACACGCGGCGTCCATGACATCCTGATCGCCGTCACCGACGGGCTCAAGGGTATGCCAGAGGCGCTGGGCGCGGTGTTCCCGGCCACGACGCTGCAGACCTGCATCGTGCACCTGATCCGCAATAGCCTGGACTTCGCAAGCTGGAAGGACCGCAAGAGCCTGGCGGCGGCCATCAAACCCATCTACACAGCAGTGAGCGCCGAAGCGGCCCAGACTGAGCTCGATGCGTTTGAAAAGGGGCCCTGGGGCCAGAAATTTCCCACGGTCGTGGGCGCCTGGCGCAGGGCCTGGGACAAGGTGATCCCATTCTTCGCCTTCCCGCCCGAGGTGCGACGCGTGATCTACACGACCAATGCGATTGAAAGCGTGAATGCGCGGCTGCGCAAGATCATCAAGACCAGAGGACACTTCCCCAGCGACGATGCGGCCACCAAGCTGATCTGGCTGGCCCTGCGCAACATCACCGAGGACTGGGGGCGAGCAGCCAACCATTGGAAATCAGCGATGAACCAGTTTGCAATCCTCTACGAAGAACGATTCATGAAACCGAGCACGTAA
- a CDS encoding Ig-like domain-containing protein produces MPLIAVLVACGGGGGNPGSKPGSNPVAASVASIVYQLDKNALTNSGADEATLVVTALDANNNPVADSPLTVSVNSGVYTPMVAISDATGKASGKISIGGSKANREITAVMKMGGQAATAVIPVTGSKVVLSLVPATPAPGGTATLAVKVTDVNGNGIAQASIKLGGTLGFTQAVNADSSGNASVQLQAVPGTPGVYTVEAAASGVTERKDVQVLQPGGTGIPNATGVISAASLAITPNTIAPNVSGSTTSRAGLRAVFQNASNQAIQNVRARFEIVAPGLGSGEAISTGTATVYSDANGQALADYIAGTRSSPTDGVQIRVCYGLTDVEIANGACPNSRTATMTVASQPLSITLGDNNELARGADNLTYIKKFDIAVADAAGNAVPNAQISASVDLRVYGKGLYEGTRTLCLNEDANRNGFLDAGEDSDSNGVLSPRKADVILSYVGAKTTGTNGRATIQVEYPMNVATWLFYAVKVTTSVAGSEGVVEKLYRTDFIEGDDKNGSFLTPPYGVNNCRTSG; encoded by the coding sequence GTGCCATTGATTGCTGTATTGGTGGCCTGCGGTGGCGGTGGGGGTAATCCGGGTTCTAAGCCTGGAAGTAATCCGGTTGCGGCAAGCGTTGCCAGCATTGTGTATCAACTCGATAAGAATGCATTGACTAACTCGGGTGCTGATGAGGCAACTTTAGTTGTTACTGCTCTGGATGCAAATAATAATCCAGTGGCAGATTCTCCTTTAACAGTGTCAGTGAATTCTGGGGTTTATACGCCAATGGTAGCTATTTCCGATGCTACTGGCAAAGCTTCTGGGAAGATTTCGATTGGAGGCAGCAAGGCCAATCGAGAAATTACCGCAGTAATGAAAATGGGCGGTCAGGCTGCGACAGCGGTTATTCCTGTGACTGGCAGCAAGGTTGTTTTGTCTTTGGTTCCTGCAACTCCAGCTCCAGGTGGTACGGCGACGTTGGCTGTGAAAGTGACTGATGTCAATGGGAATGGTATCGCACAAGCATCCATTAAGTTGGGCGGCACACTTGGATTCACGCAGGCTGTGAATGCCGATAGCAGTGGCAACGCCTCCGTTCAATTACAAGCAGTTCCGGGTACCCCTGGGGTTTATACAGTTGAGGCAGCAGCTTCGGGCGTAACTGAGCGCAAAGACGTTCAGGTTTTGCAGCCTGGTGGAACCGGGATTCCCAATGCAACGGGAGTGATCAGCGCCGCCAGTTTGGCCATTACGCCTAACACCATTGCTCCCAATGTGTCGGGCTCTACCACGAGTCGTGCTGGTTTACGGGCAGTTTTCCAAAATGCGTCTAACCAAGCAATTCAGAATGTGCGTGCCCGATTCGAGATCGTTGCTCCAGGGCTCGGAAGTGGCGAGGCGATTTCTACCGGTACTGCAACAGTTTATAGCGATGCCAATGGTCAAGCGCTGGCTGACTATATCGCCGGTACGCGATCCAGCCCAACTGATGGTGTTCAGATTCGCGTTTGCTATGGTCTGACCGATGTAGAGATCGCTAATGGTGCCTGTCCTAATTCCAGGACTGCAACCATGACAGTCGCCAGCCAACCGCTTTCGATTACTTTGGGTGATAACAATGAACTGGCCCGAGGTGCGGACAACCTCACCTATATCAAAAAATTTGATATTGCAGTTGCTGATGCTGCAGGCAATGCAGTACCTAATGCGCAGATCTCTGCGAGCGTAGATCTGCGAGTCTATGGCAAGGGCTTGTATGAGGGAACACGCACCTTGTGCTTGAATGAAGACGCAAATCGTAACGGTTTCCTGGATGCGGGGGAAGATAGCGATAGTAATGGAGTGCTCTCCCCTCGAAAGGCCGATGTGATCCTCTCTTATGTAGGGGCCAAAACAACCGGTACGAACGGTCGTGCAACCATTCAGGTCGAGTACCCCATGAACGTAGCAACTTGGCTTTTCTATGCAGTTAAAGTCACCACCAGCGTGGCAGGGTCTGAAGGAGTTGTTGAGAAGCTCTACAGGACGGACTTTATTGAAGGTGATGACAAGAATGGTTCGTTCTTGACGCCTCCTTATGGCGTGAACAACTGCCGTACGAGCGGTTAA